Part of the Novosphingobium sp. KA1 genome is shown below.
TCAGGGCCTGTTCGGTCACTTCCAGCGTCAGCCTGCGCGGCGGAAACCCGCTCGCGCGGACAAGGTCCAGCATCTGGCGCACGTAATTGCCGAAGGCGAGGTCCGCCGGCGTGACATTGATCGACAACCGCAAGGCCTTGGGCCAGTTGCCCGCCGCTTCCAGCGCCTTGGCGGCGATGTGACGGGAGAGCGGCGCCACGTGGTCGGCCCGCTCGGCAATGGCAAAAAGGCCGCCCGCACCGATCCGCCCCAGGCGCGGATGCTTCCAGCGTGCCAGGGCTTCCGCCCCGGTCAGCCGGTCGTCCTCGAGGCTGAACTGCGGCTGGAACAGGATCTCGATCTCGTCGCGGTCGATCGCGCCGAGCAGATCGGCCTCAAGCTGCGCAGCCGAATGGCCGGGCGGGGTTGCTTCGCCCTCGGCCCAGGCAAGCCGCGTGCCTTGCTGGTCGCGCGCGGATTCCAGCGCGTGGCCGAGCCGGTCCAGCATCGAATCCACGCCTTCGTCGGCCAGCGCGCGAATCAGGGCGATGCGCGGCGACAGGCGCAAGACTCCCGAGGGCACCGCGATGGGGCGCGACACCGCCTCGGCCAACTGATCGGCAACCAGTTGCCAGCGCTCCCGGCTGCATGCCTCATTGGCGACCAGCACGAAGGAACCGCCCCCGGCACGCGCCAGCAGCCAGTGACCGTCGAGTTCCTCGTTCGCGAAATGCGCGATGCGGCTCGCCACTTCTTCCAGCGCCCCGTCACCCGCAGCCGCGCCATAGGCCATGTTGATGGCATCGAGCCGGCGCAGGCCGAGCAGCATCGCATGGATATGTGCGCCCGGCCCATTCTCGCTCGCCTGGCGCCAGGCGGCGATCCGTTCGCGCACGGCATCAAGCCCCGGAATTCCGGTCAATCTATCCTCAAGACCGCGTGCCAGCTCTGCCGGCACCCCTTCCCTGCTCAAAACCATGCGCCTTTCCTAACCCCACCCCCATAACGCAAGCCCCTTGCAAAAGCGTTCAAAATTCGAAAGGTCCGACGAAGTGACG
Proteins encoded:
- a CDS encoding EAL domain-containing protein is translated as MVLSREGVPAELARGLEDRLTGIPGLDAVRERIAAWRQASENGPGAHIHAMLLGLRRLDAINMAYGAAAGDGALEEVASRIAHFANEELDGHWLLARAGGGSFVLVANEACSRERWQLVADQLAEAVSRPIAVPSGVLRLSPRIALIRALADEGVDSMLDRLGHALESARDQQGTRLAWAEGEATPPGHSAAQLEADLLGAIDRDEIEILFQPQFSLEDDRLTGAEALARWKHPRLGRIGAGGLFAIAERADHVAPLSRHIAAKALEAAGNWPKALRLSINVTPADLAFGNYVRQMLDLVRASGFPPRRLTLEVTEQALIGDISQAAQILAEFSAQGIRIALDDFGAGFCNFRYLKVLPIHYLKLDRSMIDGITTDKRDVAVLRAIVAMAKALDLQVIAEGIEEEAQRQVAAREGCAYYQGFLRAQPMSIAMFGRLARTAG